One Brassica napus cultivar Da-Ae chromosome C2, Da-Ae, whole genome shotgun sequence DNA window includes the following coding sequences:
- the LOC106380343 gene encoding transcription factor SRM1-like, whose product MIISEKTGGGLSWSRDDNIAFERALVVYTDETDNRWEKIADSVPEKTLAQVIEHYKSLLHDVMMIESGIVPLPDYNDVTIETNVRERSIGERSINRKCEYKQEDEPKPKRRKAVPWTPLEHSQFLLGLKKYGKGDWRSISRHIVLTRTPTQVASHAQKYFARHRATNRSRQRHNIHDVNVSESSNISAMKAPITCQDAQAASQPSVDHQAYETPAIWNTEATSPTPLDHHVFGTPTIWNMQAASHPSVNVHVYGAPTIGQSMVGRYVLPYGADMNPFAPPYMAYGAQHHSTPYSPVPSAPFNTWTVPDNMTNIPTSR is encoded by the exons ATGATCATATCAGAGAAAACTGGTGGTGGGTTATCATGGAGTAGGGATGATAATATTGCTTTTGAGAGAGCTCTTGTGGTTTATACCGACGAGACAGATAATCGTTGGGAAAAGATTGCTGACTCTGTTCCAGAGAAAACTCTAGCACAAGTTATAGAACATTACAAGAGTTTACTTCATGATGTTATGATGATTGAATCTGGAATTGTACCTCTTCCTGATTATAATGATGTCACGATAGAAACAAATGTTCGAGAAAGAAGCATTGGGGAACGTAGTATCAATCGCAAATGTGAGTATAAGCAAGAAGATGAACCAAAACCAAAGCGACGTAAGGCGGTTCCTTGGACACCGCTTGAACACAG TCAATTTCTTCTTGGTCTAAAAAAATATGGGAAAGGTGATTGGCGTAGCATTTCACGTCACATAGTATTGACAAGAACACCAACTCAAGTTGCAAGTCACGCACAAAAATACTTCGCACGTCATAGAGCTACGAACAGAAGCAGACAGAGACATAACATTCACGACGTCAACGTTTCGGAAAGCAGTAACATCTCAGCAATGAAAGCACCAATCACATGCCAAGACGCTCAAGCCGCTTCGCAACCATCGGTAGACCATCAAGCATATGAGACACCAGCCATATGGAACACAGAAGCCACTTCACCAACACCACTAGACCATCATGTATTTGGGACACCTACCATATGGAACATGCAAGCCGCTTCGCATCCATCAGTGAATGTTCATGTCTATGGCGCACCCACTATCGGCCAATCAATGGTTGGACGATATGTCTTACCTTATGGAGCTGACATGAATCCCTTTGCGCCACCTTACATGGCTTACGGGGCTCAACACCATTCGACACCTTACTCCCCAGTTCCTAGTGCACCGTTCAACACATGGACAGTTCCAGACAACATGACAAATATACCTACTTCTCGTTAG
- the LOC106382696 gene encoding probable manganese-transporting ATPase PDR2, translating to MSSFRVGGKVVDKVDLCRKKRSAWRLDVWPFAILYATWLTTIVPSIDFTDALIVFGGLLASHILVLLFTMWSVDFKCFVQFSKVNSISQADACKVTPAKFSGSKEVVPLHFRSQMTGSSSSGDTEEIFFDFRKQRFMYSKELGAFSKLPYPTKETFGHYLKCTGHGTEAKVATATEKWGRNVFDYPQPTFQKLLKENCTEPFFVFQVFCVGLWCLDEFWYYSVFTLFMLLMFESTMAKSRLKTLTDLRRVRVDSQTVMVYRCGRWAKLLGTDLLPGDVVSIGRPSAHTGGEDKTVPADMLLLVGSAIVNEAILTGESTPQWKVAIAGEGSDKKLSIKRDKNHVLFGGTKILQHSPDKTFPLKTPDGGCLAVVLRTGFETSQGKLMRTILFSTERVTANSWESGLFILFLVVFAVIAAGYVLVKGLEDPTRSKYKLLLGCSIIITSVIPPELPMELSIAVNTSLLALARRGIFCTEPFRIPFAGKVDLCCFDKTGTLTSDDMEFRGVGGLADGEEAETDMSKVPVRTLEILASCHALVFVDNKLVGDPLEKAALKGIDWSYKSDEKALPKRGNGNSVQIMQRYHFASHLKRMSVIVCIQQEYFVFVKGAPETIQDRLVDVPAAYMETYKRYTRQGSRVLALAFKRLPDMTASEVRDMDRDAVENDLTFAGFAVFNCPIRSDSATVLLELKNSSHDLVMITGDQALTACHVASKVHIVSNPVLILSQSRPGAEYKWMSPDEKEIIPYSDKEIETLAETHDLCIGGDSIEMLQATSATVRVIPFVKVFARVAPQQKELILTTFKAVGRGTLMCGDGTNDVGALKQAHVGVALLNTVTPSESSKDDPKSKSKKPKQPSEPASKTAIQNGEGSSKAKAPPQNRHLTAAELQRQKLKKMMDELNSDEGDGRSAPVVKLGDASMASPFTAKHASVAPVTDIIRQGRSTLVTTLQMFKILGLNCLATAYVLSVMYLDGVKLGDVQATISGVLTAAFFLFISHARPLQTLSAERPHPSVFSVYLFLSLLGQFAVHITFLIYSVKEAEKHMPEECIEPDATFHPNLVNTVSYMVSMMLQVATFAVNYMGHPFNQSIRENKPFFYALIAGAGFFTVIASDLFRDLNDSLKLVPLPEGMRDKLLLWALLMFVICYSWERLLRWAFPGKIPSWKHKQRSVTANLEKKKKV from the exons ATGTCGAGCTTTCGCGTGGGAGGGAAGGTAGTGGATAAGGTTGACTTGTGCAGGAAGAAACGTTCGGCGTGGCGTTTGGATGTTTGGCCGTTTGCGATTCTGTACGCCACGTGGTTGACTACGATCGTGCCTAGCATAGACTTCACTGATGCTTTGATCGTGTTTGGTGGCCTTCTTGCTTCTCACATCTTGGTCTTGCTTTTCACTATGTGGTCTGTGGATTTCAAGTGTTTTGTCCAGTTTAGCAAG GTTAACAGTATCAGCCAGGCGGATGCGTGTAAAGTCACCCCAGCCAAGTTTTCTGGTTCTAAAGAAGTTGTGCCTCTTCATTTTCGTAGCCAA ATGACTGGTTCGTCTTCCTCAGGAGACACGGAAGAAATATTCTTTGACTTCAGAAAGCAGCGCTTTATGTACTCAAAAGAGTTGGGAGCCTTTTCCAAGCTTCCTTACCCCACAAAGGAAACATTTGGTCATTACCTAAAATGTACTGGCCATGGTACAGAAGCTAAAGTTGCAACAGCCACTGAGAAGTGGGGAAGGAACGT ATTTGATTATCCACAACCTACATTCCAGAAGCTATTGAAAGAAAACTGCACGGAACCATTTTTCGTATTTCAG GTTTTCTGCGTGGGTCTTTGGTGCTTGGATGAATTCTGGTATTACAGTGTGTTCACACTATTCATGCTTCTCATGTTCGAGTCAACAATGGCAAAAAGCCGCTTGAAGACATTAACCGACCTAAGACGTGTTAGGGTGGACAGTCAGACTGTGATGGTGTATCGATGCGGGAG GTGGGCGAAGCTCTTAGGTACTGATCTGCTGCCAGGAGATGTTGTGTCCATTGGGAGGCCGTCTGCTCACACTGGAGGAGAGGACAAGACAGTACCAGCCGACATGCTTTTGCTTGTAGGAAGTGCTATTGTAAATGAAGCCATTTTGACTGGCGAGTCAACTCCCCAGTGGAAG GTTGCAATTGCTGGCGAAGGATCTGATAAGAAGTTATCGATCAAGAGGGataaaaatcatgttttatttGGCGGGACCAAGATCTTACAACATTCACCTGACAAG ACATTCCCTCTGAAAACCCCTGATGGTGGCTGTCTAGCTGTTGTTCTCCGAACTGGATTTGAGACAAGCCAAGGAAAGCTAATGCggacaattttattttctacagAGAGG GTTACTGCAAACAGCTGGGAGAGTGGTCTGTTCATATTATTTCTAGTTGTATTTGCCGTGATTGCTGCGGGCTATGTTCTTGTAAAG GGTCTCGAGGATCCTACAAGGAGCAAATATAAGCTCTTGCTAGGCTGTTCAATTATCATCACCTCAGTTATCCCGCCAGAATTGCCTATGGAATTATCCATTGCTGTCAACACGTCATTACTTGCTCTTGCACGTCGTGGGATCTTTTGCACAGAGCCTTTTAGGATTCCTTTTGCGGGGAAG GTCGATTTGTGCTGTTTTGATAAGACTGGTACACTCACGTCAGATGACATG GAATTTCGAGGAGTTGGGGGCTTGGCTGATGGTGAAGAAGCAGAGACTGATATGAGCAAGGTTCCCGTACGCACATTAGAGATTCTGGCGTCGTGTCATGCTTTAGTCTTTGTAGACAACAAGCTG GTTGGTGATCCTCTTGAGAAGGCTgcacttaaaggaattgactgGAGTTACAAATCTGATGAAAAGGCCTTGCCAAAAAG AGGAAATGGCAACTCGGTGCAGATTATGCAGAGATACCATTTTGCTTCGCATCTGAAGAGAATGTCAGTTATCGTTTGTATTCAGCAGGAATATTTTGTATTTGTGAAG GGTGCACCAGAGACCATCCAAGATAGACTTGTGGATGTGCCAGCAGCATATATGGAAACATATAAGAGATACACACGCCAAGGATCTCGAGTTCTGGCCCTTGCATTTAAACGACTTCCTGATATGACG GCCAGTGAAGTTAGAGACATGGACCGAGATGCTGTTGAGAATGACCTTACTTTTGCTGGGTTTGCG GTCTTCAATTGCCCCATTAGATCAGATTCAGCTACCGTTCTGTTAGAGTTGAAGAATTCATCTCATGATTTG GTGATGATTACTGGTGATCAGGCATTGACAGCTTGTCATGTTGCAAGCAAAGTGCACATTGTATCAAACCCAGTCTTAATTCTTAGCCAGTCAAGGCCTGGAGCTGAATATAAGTGGATGTCACCTGATGAGAAGGAGATCATACCCTACAG tGACAAAGAGATCGAAACCCTTGCTGAAACGCATGATTTATGCATTGGAGGAGACAGCATTGAAATGCTACAGGCTACATCGGCTACTGTGAGAGTCATTCCATTTGTTAAA GTTTTTGCGAGAGTTGCTCCACAGCAGAAGGAGCTAATCTTAACCACCTTTAAAGCGGTAGGAAGGGGAACTCTGATGTGTGGGGACGGGACAAATGACGTTGGAGCATTGAAGCAG GCCCATGTTGGAGTTGCCTTACTGAATACTGTCACTCCCTCGGAATCGTCTAAAGATGATCCAAAGTCGAAGTCAAAAAAGCCCAAACAACCATCAGAACCAGCTAGTAAAACCGCAATTCAGAATGGAGAAGGATCATCAAAGGCAAAGGCCCCACCCCAAAACCGCCACTTAACTGCTGCGGAATTGCAGAGACAAAAGTTAAAGAAGATGATGGATGAACTAAACAGTGATGAAGGTGATGGCCGGTCAGCTCCCGTGGTAAAACTCGGGGATGCATCAATGGCATCTCCCTTCACAGCTAAACACGCGTCGGTCGCCCCAGTGACGGACATAATCCGACAGGGCCGTAGTACACTTGTGACGACTCTTCAGATGTTCAAAATTCTCGGTCTCAACTGTCTCGCCACAGCTTACGTCCTAAGTGTTATGTACTTGGACGGTGTGAAGCTCGGTGATGTCCAGGCAACAATCAGCGGCGTCTTAACAGCTGCGTTTTTCCTCTTCATATCCCATGCTCGACCGCTTCAAACCCTCTCTGCAGAGCGACCACACCCGAGTGTCTTCTCCGTGtacctcttcctctctctccttgGACAGTTCGCTGTCCACATAACCTTCTTGATCTACTCCGTGAAGGAAGCTGAGAAACACATGCCCGAGGAATGCATCGAACCAGACGCCACGTTCCATCCTAACCTGGTGAACACGGTGTCGTACATGGTGAGCATGATGCTTCAGGTGGCGACTTTCGCTGTGAACTACATGGGACACCCCTTTAACCAGAGTATCAGAGAAAACAAACCTTTCTTCTACGCGCTCATCGCTGGAGCAGGGTTCTTCACCGTGATTGCATCTGATCTCTTCAGGGACTTAAACGATTCGCTGAAGCTGGTGCCTCTGCCTGAAGGTATGAGGGATAAGCTTCTCCTCTGGGCTTTGCTAATGTTCGTCATCTGCTACTCGTGGGAGAGGTTGCTCAGGTGGGCTTTCCCTGGTAAGATTCCTTCGTGGAAGCATAAGCAGAGAAGTGTCACTGCGAatctggagaagaagaagaaggtataA
- the LOC106382697 gene encoding protein AMEIOTIC 1 homolog — MSEKKLRPIKLNRYTMMGEDNSSSRNALVKVKLEKDKHVSSGSSSKAIVTVKLEKEEEEEGFHHVTRSVLKRKQLSQSLDNNSLVAVKSENYTFEKQRTTRWSTNRVDSAEQAMEDVLKEVGASFEKPISRGELRAIARKRIGDTGLLDHLLRHIDGNVTPGGADRFRRCYNTEGAMQYWLESADLLKVKCESGVPDPNWVPPPWWKLQGVIKLEPGDCEPSFNLKEAIDQMKSDIKELVADVAHIKRESGVPDTDLIPLSQWKIKRSAHESPLSQSSAVSSKLREEIDKMKSDIKNLVSKPKLPDHADANEKRFTECMKWKVETDKKIAEISTSLTSTQSMVKELTSWKDKVEHQLVGISSSQNNLQANGSKSPHNWEHLLHSTNLDDFTVNGFDPWDVEADLTDVLPPNARKSSFQDHMWFEEQLVLNSEMQRTERGDSRSSNQDKAELTPGSSVTAGPRSDIDDPTILSQETLKELVSWKAKAEQQLMEMSDAVRALQG; from the exons ATGTCTGAGAAGAAGCTTCGTCCCATCAAGCTGAATCGTTATACCATGATGGGAGAAGATAACAGCTCCTCTAGGAACGCCTTGGTCAAAGTCAAGTTAGAGAAGGACAAGCACGTGTCCTCAGGCTCCTCCAGCAAAGCCATTGTCACAGTCAAGctagagaaggaagaagaagaagagggctTTCATCATGTAACTAGAAGCGTCCTGAAAAGAAAACAACTCTCTCAATCACTAGATAACAACTCTCTCGTTGCAGTCAAGAGTGAAAACTACACCTTCGAGAAACAGAGAACCACTCGTTGGAGTACTAATAG GGTTGATTCCGCGGAGCAAGCAATGGAGGATGTTCTAAAAGAGGTAGGTGCTTCTTTCGAGAAACCTATCTCACGAGGCGAGTTAAGAGCCATAGCTCGAAAGAGAATCGGTGATACTGGGCTGTTGGATCATTTGCTGAGGCATATCGATGGGAATGTGACACCTGGTGGTGCTGATAGGTTTAGGAGGTGTTACAATACCGAAGGAGCCATGCAGTATTGGCTAGAGAGTGCTGATTTGCTTAAGGTGAAATGTGAGTCTGGTGTTCCTGATCCTAACTGGGTTCCTCCTCCTTGGTGGAAGCTTCAGGGTGTGATTAAACTTGAGCCTGGGGATTGTGAACCGTCCTTTAATCTTAAGGAAGCAATTGATCAAATGAAGAG TGATATTAAGGAGCTTGTGGCTGATGTGGCTCACATTAAGCGTGAATCTGGAGTTCCTGATACTGATTTGATTCCTTTATCTCAATGGAAGATTAAGAGATCAGCGCATGAGTCTCCTTTATCTCAATCTTCTGCTGTCTCTTCAAAGCTTAGGGAAGAGATTGATAAAATGAAGAG TGATATCAAGAACCTTGTATCCAAGCCAAAGTTACCAGATCATGCTGATGCAAATGAG aaacgATTCACGGAATGTATGAAGTGGAAGGTAGAGACTGATAAGAAAATTGCAGAGATCTCAACTTCACTGACTTCAACACAG AGCATGGTTAAGGAACTAACTTCATGGAAAGATAAAGTAGAACATCAGCTGGTGGGAATTTCAAGCTCGCAGAACAATCTGCAGGCAAATGGGAGCAAATCTCCTCATAATTGGGAACATCTATTGCATAGTACCAACTTGGATGACTTCACAGTGAATGGTTTTGATCCATGGGATGTTGAAGCTGACCTTACCGATGTTCTTCCACCAAATGCTCGCAAAAGCTCTTTCCAAGATCATATGTGGTTTGAGGAACAGTTAGTGCTCAACTCCGAGATGCAAAGGACGGAGAG AGGTGATTCCAGAAGCTCCAATCAAGACAAAGCAGAGTTGACTCCAGGTTCTTCAGTGACTGCAGGTCCAAGATCAGATATTGACGACCCAACTATTCTGTCTCAG gaaACATTGAAAGAGTTGGTGAGCTGGAAAGCCAAAGCGGAGCAGCAGTTAATGGAAATGTCAGACGCTGTCCGTGCTCTTCAGGGATAG